The genomic DNA AAGCAGAGGCACCATTCTGTAAAATTTGCGGGTTCAAAGGCCACGCACGATTCTTTAATGCACGTCCATCCACCACCACCACGCAAAATAAAATGCACGCAATTCAGACGCCAAACCTCCAGAATTCACGGAACAAgcacaggtaggtaggtagattagatagatagatagatagagagatagagagagagagagagagagagagatagatagatagatagatagatagatagatactggtaggtaggtagattgatggatagatagatagatactggtagatgtagatagatagatagatagatagatagatagatagatagatagatagatagatagatagatagattctggtaggtaggtagatggatcaatagatgatagatagatgtaggtaggtagatagatgatagatactggTAGGTagattgatggatagatagataaatagataagagatgtggatggatggatggatagatagatagatagatagatagatagatagatagatagatagatagatactggtaggtaggtagatagatagatactggtaggtaggtagatagatcaatagatgatgtagatagatgatagatagatagaaaatggatagatatagatagagaaatatagatagataaatagagatagatatggatggagagagagagagacatggatggatggatggagagagagacacgaatggatagatatagatagatagatagatagatagatagatactggtaggtagatagatagatagatcaatagatgatgtagatagatgatagatagatggatggatggatggatggatggatagacagacagacagacagatactggtagggagagagagagagagatgatagatgctGGTTGGTAGATagatatttttccacaaaaggaaAATGTGGCACCCTCAATGCCGAAGGAGGTGGGGTTCCTGGTCTCCTTCCTTGGTTAGACTTTCTGGGGCTCCTGTGGGGTCCGAGAGGGTCTCTGCCCTCATTTTCGTCTTGTTTTTGAAGACCTCGGTGCTTTTCAGCTGCAGGTCCGTGGTGGGAGAGCCAAGCGCCTGGGCTTCTGTGCCGGGACTGCCGATTTGGTTccggagagaaaaggaagggggggggggaattaaaaagGCGAGGAAAGAATCAAGCCAAattcagatagtccttgacttacaaccctccgtttagtgactgaaattcaggcgcttggcaactgactcgtatttatgacggtcgcaaaaTCCCGGGGGGAGGGTCCTGTGATTCCaccttctggccagcaaagtcaacaagggaagacagattcgcttaacgaccgtgtgactgaACGACCACCGTGTTTCTCTTTAAGAACGGGGccaaactcactcaacaacttagcaacggaaatttcgGGCTCGTAAGTCGAGGGCCACCTGGGCGTTTCAGATAAAGCGTGGAGAGGATTCCTGGATTCCCTGGGATCGATCGATTGATTACCTGGGCTGAGACTCGGCTGGGAGGGGTCCGTCTTCGTAGATTTTGAGCAGGCTCTCCGGCTGATCCCCGGTTTTCTCTCTCCACTCCTGGAACCTGCGAAGCGGATTGGGGGGGGTCTGTCCGAGTGAACCCCCAGGGGAGCTTCCCACCAGGCCggagaagcccccccccaagaAGTCACAAAGACACACACTGGTTGCCCCCAAAATGAGTGTGTGAGATTGCTGCCACAACGGATGCATAGGGGGGGCCATTTGAAGGGGGGGCCTCAGTGAGCCTTGAATTAatggagaataaggaggagggggggagaatgaaagaaaaaggaaaaatgagagaaaaggaaggatggatgcaggaggaagaaaaggaaaggagggatggatggatgcaggagggaggaaagggaaggaaaaagaaaagagggaaggtaaaagggaaggaaagaagaaagggaaggagagtaAAGGAAAAGGGgcgagaagaaaggaggaggaagaaagggaaggaaagagggaagaaggaaggaaaggaaaagagggaaggaaggaaaagatgagagaagaaaggaaaggagtgagAAGGAAggtaaaaggaaggagggaaggagaaggaaaggagcgAGAAGGAAGgtaaaaaggaaagagggaaggagaaaagagggaaggagaagggatggagtgagaaggaagggaggaagggaaaggtgagaaggaaggaagaaaggaaagagtagagagaaggaagggaagagggaagaaggaaggaaaagatgagaagaaaggaaaggagcgaGACGGAAGGTAaaagaaggaaggtgggaaggagtgagaaggaaggaggaaaggaaagagtagagagaaggaagggaagaagaaggaaggaaaagatgagaagaaaggaaaggagcgaGAAGGAAggtaaaagaaggaaggagaagggaaggagtgagaaggaaggaaaggaaagagtagagagaaggaagggaagaagaaggaaggaaaagatgagaAGAAGGAGCGAGAAGGAAggtaaaagaaggaaggagggaaggaaagaagggaaggagtgagaaggaagggaggaagggaaaggtgagaaggaaggaggaaaggaaagagtagagagaaggaagggaaggaaaggagaaggaaagaaggaggaaaggaagcagGAGGGAGGGCTGGAGTCCAGGAAGACCACCACCAATGGCTCAGGAGCCAAGTTTATTGATTAATCGATCAATAAacccaggggggaggggggtctcCTCACCTGGGCTCCAGCCGTTCCTTGACCCGGGCGATGGATCGGACGTAAGGGCCGATCTGCTTAGCGATGGCCATGAGGTAGGTGTTCTCCTGCCTCAGCTGCAGCAGGtcgtggagctgggctgggcgaGAGAAGCCGAGTTGCCCTCCTGAAATTCAACTCTGCACGCGCTCAAGAGACACCTCCCTTCCCGAAGACCTCCCCCCCTAAAACCTTCGTAAATCTCTTGCTCGTTGGCCACCCGCTGGTAGGTTTCCTCCCAGGTCTGCAGCAACacaagaagggggaaggaaaagattaGGGAGAGAGAATTCAGCCAGGGCGGCGAGTTCGAGAGTTCCCACGGAGGGAATTCGAAGAGCCGAGAGCGGTCACCTCTTCAAACTCCGTCCGCCTCATTTCCACCGCCGAGAATTCGGAGGCGATGTGGACGTCCACCTGGAGGGATTTCTGCAGGATTTCGCCCATGTCCTCCGCCTTGATGAGGGAGTGGTGCTTGGTCAAGTCGCGGTGGAGTTCCTGCACTTGGTCCTTCAAGCTCTGGATCTCGGTCTGGAGCGCCTGCGGGAGACAGCGGGGCGCGGGAGGGGCGAGGAAGGGGGCTGGCTAAATTGtcctaatttaattttaaatttaaatttaaaacggGCATCCCAAGTTCAATATTCCCATCGCTGGGAGGAATTTCAAGATGAGCCCGCTTGAGTGGGATCGTCTAAAAACCCGTCTTTTCGgtggcgggttggactagatgacctccgaggtccccttCCCACCCTACCTTTCAAAAGATTCCCATCCAGAACATTTCAAAGATCAAATTTAACGAAAAAAGCAGACCCCcacattccgggggggggggctctctctTTGGGATGTCGCTATGCCTAGAACCGTGTTGTCCTGATatgttacaggcagtcctcgacttacgaccaagaatttccattgctgagcaagCCAGTCGCTGAATGAGTCGAGCCCAATTCTACAAACTTTTTTTGCCACTGCTGTGAAGCAAATCACtcctgtcgttaagtgaatccagtgaTCGTTAAGGAAATCTGCCTCCTGCATCGTCTCCGCTGGTCGGGAGCCGGCTGGGAAGGCCGCAAATTGGCAATCGTGTGACACCCCCAAACGCCTGAAATTTGGATCAGGTCatcatgggggtggggtgggggttgcaaccgtcgtaagtgcgaggactggcTACAagtcctttttcagtgctgttgcaacttcgcTGAACGAATGGCCGTCAATGGAGGACTATTTCCACACTATTCTTCACTTTttgtacaagcagtcctcaatTTAACGACCGTAATCGAATCTCGTAAGCCACCACGACCGTTAAGTCGTCGTGACTGGTTTTGCGACCGTTCTCGTGGCGGTCGTTAAGCGAAGGAGGCGAACGgaagcggggggtgggggtgggggtttccCCATCCCGCCCTCCTTACCCGATACATATTCTCATAGTCCCGGCAGTGGTCGGTAAACGGCGTCTCCCTCCCTTCGGCTAAGAGGACTTTTGTGCTGATGTATCGGTGCATCGTCGCCTTCCTCACCAGCGATCCGTCCAGGGGGATTTTTTCATGCGACGCCGAACAGCCGGCCACTAAGAGGGTCTTGGAGCCGGGACCCCCGGACatcctagaagccaagagaaaaaCAGAGTTTATTAGCCCTTTCTTGGAAAGTCGGGAAGCCAATGAAAAGGCAGTTTGGTCAGCAAGTCTCTAGccctgggacacggcaaccgtcctaagtacatgccagttgccgagcCTCTGAATGTTGAggtttgcaagtgtgaaaaacggctctTGAGTGAGTTttctccagtgccgttgtaactttgaacaaacggtcgctaaacgaactgttgtaagtcgagggctgcctgtatTAGCAGTCGGTTGCCGAATCGGACACTTTAGATCGGAGTTGGCAGGGTTTTTTTGGATCCACctcttgagtccttcccaagtacCTGGGACAGGTaaacggctggggaattctgggagttgaagtcctgcatTATCCCACCAGCTGGCT from Thamnophis elegans isolate rThaEle1 chromosome 15, rThaEle1.pri, whole genome shotgun sequence includes the following:
- the RNF207 gene encoding RING finger protein 207, coding for MIEEVRNSADEESSAINGLFSSMQEKLAERKKTLLKAVQSQYEEKEKAFKEQLSHLACILPTLQVHLVTCSAFLSSANKAEFLDLGYQLMERLQRIVKQPHRLRPSQTSKINSEYRAEFAHCLEALLPLSPRRSVVGATGAIGPGLSNSNMMSGGPGSKTLLVAGCSASHEKIPLDGSLVRKATMHRYISTKVLLAEGRETPFTDHCRDYENMYRALQTEIQSLKDQVQELHRDLTKHHSLIKAEDMGEILQKSLQVDVHIASEFSAVEMRRTEFEETWEETYQRVANEQEIYEAQLHDLLQLRQENTYLMAIAKQIGPYVRSIARVKERLEPRFQEWREKTGDQPESLLKIYEDGPLPAESQPSPGTEAQALGSPTTDLQLKSTEVFKNKTKMRAETLSDPTGAPESLTKEGDQEPHLLRH